A genomic region of Candidatus Dormiibacterota bacterium contains the following coding sequences:
- a CDS encoding ABC transporter permease produces the protein MASEGVYEGPLNPPLTDELGQIIVRGLRPGRKGLEALGEMVLLGGAVFTSLRTGVVWEEFIHQCDIFFKRMIIPVLLIGLGWGTMVSLEAGNLLQLAQASWRLGGFEAMSHIREFDAFVMGDIAMGVAGTAIVADMGARKVRDELAAMSTLGIDVVREMVTPRVLSMIVMTSAMLFPMMVSSLFTGWLAAVYLRGASTGGYWHDFFNQTTSVDVLIGVVKCACFGMFGGIIACYKGMSAAGGGRGVGRAVNEAVVMSIIMAMSVNYLVTSILMALNSSVNVLK, from the coding sequence GTGGCGTCTGAGGGCGTCTACGAGGGGCCGCTGAACCCACCGCTGACCGACGAGCTCGGCCAGATCATCGTCCGCGGCCTCCGGCCCGGCCGGAAGGGGCTCGAGGCGCTCGGCGAGATGGTGCTGCTCGGGGGCGCGGTCTTCACGTCGCTCCGCACCGGGGTCGTCTGGGAGGAGTTCATCCACCAGTGCGACATCTTCTTCAAGCGGATGATCATCCCGGTCCTGCTCATCGGCCTGGGGTGGGGGACGATGGTCTCGCTGGAGGCGGGGAACCTGCTCCAGCTCGCCCAGGCCTCCTGGCGTCTGGGCGGGTTCGAGGCGATGTCCCACATCCGTGAGTTCGACGCCTTCGTCATGGGTGACATCGCCATGGGGGTGGCGGGCACCGCGATCGTCGCCGACATGGGCGCCCGCAAGGTGCGCGACGAGCTGGCGGCGATGAGCACCCTGGGCATCGACGTGGTCCGCGAGATGGTCACCCCGCGGGTGCTCTCGATGATCGTCATGACCAGCGCGATGCTCTTCCCGATGATGGTGAGCAGCCTCTTCACCGGCTGGCTCGCCGCCGTCTACCTGCGCGGCGCCAGCACCGGCGGCTACTGGCACGACTTCTTCAACCAGACCACCTCGGTGGACGTGCTCATCGGGGTGGTGAAGTGCGCCTGCTTCGGGATGTTCGGCGGGATCATCGCCTGCTACAAGGGGATGAGCGCCGCCGGCGGCGGCCGGGGCGTCGGCCGCGCCGTGAACGAGGCGGTGGTGATGTCGATCATCATGGCGATGAGCGTCAACTACCTGGTCACCTCGATCCTGATGGCGCTCAACAGCTCCGTGAACGTGCTCAAGTGA
- a CDS encoding SDR family oxidoreductase — protein sequence MTVMGEGRVALVTGGSGGVGAAICESLAEAGCRVAVADIDEAGAERVAARVGGLGVRLDVTSPEAVAAAVGRVRAELGTIGVCVNCAGWDELKPFLDTDEEFMRRIIDINLMGPMRVVRACLPGMIEMARGRVIAIASDAGRVGSSMEAVYSGAKGGVIAFTKTIAREMARHGITANTICPGPTDTPLLTGMLGEGTASARVLDAMVKSVPMRRLGRPEDIAPAVAFLASDHAGYITGQTLSVSGGLTMA from the coding sequence ATGACGGTGATGGGAGAGGGGCGGGTCGCCCTGGTGACGGGCGGCTCCGGCGGCGTCGGCGCGGCGATCTGCGAGAGCCTGGCGGAGGCGGGCTGCCGGGTGGCGGTCGCCGACATCGACGAGGCGGGAGCGGAGCGGGTCGCCGCCCGTGTGGGCGGCCTCGGGGTGCGCCTCGACGTCACCAGCCCGGAGGCGGTGGCGGCCGCGGTCGGCCGGGTGCGCGCCGAGCTCGGCACCATCGGCGTGTGCGTGAACTGCGCCGGCTGGGACGAGCTCAAGCCCTTCCTCGACACCGACGAGGAGTTCATGCGGCGGATCATCGACATCAACCTGATGGGGCCGATGCGGGTGGTGCGGGCGTGCCTGCCCGGGATGATCGAGATGGCCCGGGGCCGGGTGATCGCCATCGCCTCCGACGCCGGACGGGTGGGCTCGTCGATGGAGGCGGTCTACTCCGGGGCCAAGGGCGGGGTGATCGCCTTCACCAAGACGATCGCCCGGGAGATGGCGCGGCACGGCATCACCGCCAACACCATCTGCCCCGGGCCCACCGACACCCCACTGCTCACCGGCATGCTCGGCGAGGGCACGGCGTCCGCCAGGGTGCTCGACGCGATGGTCAAATCGGTGCCGATGCGCCGCCTCGGCAGGCCCGAGGACATCGCCCCCGCGGTGGCGTTCCTGGCGTCGGACCACGCGGGATACATCACCGGCCAGACGTTGTCGGTCTCGGGTGGTCTGACGATGGCGTAG
- a CDS encoding LLM class F420-dependent oxidoreductase — protein sequence MKIDTHLGDLTGAAERAVALEEAGFDGLMSIETQHDPFLPLAVAAEHTRRVDLITGIAVGFARNPMTLAHTGHDLQAYSKGRFILGLGSQIRPHIEKRFSMTWSHPAPRMREMISAIRAIWEAWDTGSKLDFRGDFYTHTLMTPFFNPGPNPHGTPRIFLAAVGEAMTEVAAEVADGVILHAFTNERYLREVTLPAVERGLARAGRRREDFEVSLPCFVVTGEEPADVDALRSAVRAQISFYGSTPAYRGALDVHGWGDLQAELNGLSKQGRWTEMAELIDGSVLDAFAVQGAPDEIPERLLARYGDIVDRVSFYAFPGGGTGGWARIVDGLRRGTARSGT from the coding sequence GTGAAGATCGACACCCACCTCGGCGACCTGACCGGCGCGGCGGAGCGCGCGGTGGCGCTCGAGGAGGCGGGCTTCGACGGGCTGATGAGCATCGAGACCCAGCACGACCCGTTCCTCCCCCTCGCCGTCGCCGCCGAGCACACCCGGCGGGTCGACCTGATCACCGGGATCGCGGTCGGGTTCGCCCGCAACCCGATGACCCTGGCCCACACCGGCCACGATCTGCAGGCGTACTCGAAGGGCCGCTTCATCCTCGGCCTGGGGTCGCAGATCCGGCCCCACATCGAGAAGCGCTTCAGCATGACCTGGTCGCACCCGGCCCCGCGGATGCGCGAGATGATCAGCGCCATCCGGGCGATCTGGGAGGCGTGGGACACCGGGTCGAAGCTCGACTTCCGCGGCGACTTCTACACCCACACCCTGATGACGCCGTTCTTCAACCCCGGGCCCAACCCTCACGGCACCCCCCGCATCTTCCTCGCCGCGGTCGGCGAGGCGATGACCGAGGTGGCCGCCGAGGTGGCCGACGGGGTCATCCTCCACGCCTTCACCAACGAGCGCTACCTCCGCGAGGTCACCCTCCCCGCGGTCGAGCGCGGGCTCGCCCGGGCCGGCCGCCGCCGCGAGGACTTCGAGGTCTCCCTGCCCTGCTTCGTGGTCACCGGCGAGGAGCCGGCGGACGTCGACGCGCTCCGCTCGGCGGTGCGCGCCCAGATCTCCTTCTACGGGTCCACCCCCGCCTACCGTGGCGCTCTGGACGTCCACGGCTGGGGCGACCTGCAGGCAGAGCTCAACGGCCTCTCCAAGCAGGGACGCTGGACGGAGATGGCGGAGCTGATCGACGGCTCGGTGCTCGACGCCTTCGCCGTCCAGGGGGCCCCCGACGAGATCCCGGAGCGCCTGCTGGCGCGCTATGGCGATATCGTCGACCGAGTCAGCTTCTACGCGTTCCCCGGCGGGGGTACCGGCGGGTGGGCGCGCATCGTTGACGGGCTGCGCCGCGGCACCGCACGCAGCGGGACGTGA
- a CDS encoding alpha/beta hydrolase: MPRIRRAAAAAVAGLAALTALAVGPAPRTVAAPAAAALVSHMVSFQVKNSNTSAVPCQSDGASYTIHGRLVGPANQLDPLNPGRSVVLDLHGLGYGQFFWDFEIIPGYDWSEAVASHGVASLIIDRLGYGVSSHPPGMQSCMGAQADIAHQVVQALRTGAYAMDGAAGLGFVRVGLTGHSAGGAIAQAEAYSFHDVDALIVLAWADTGASPKVLADFAQTGAVCASGGNPPGYAPLGQSKDEFKALMFHDADPAVEGEATRLRNADPCGDDSSIPAAIATDEQRVASIQVPVLLAIGADDAIFPPPSQDRQKSMYTGTKDVTALTVLDTGHALSLERSAPFTRDAVAAWLCKRSFC; this comes from the coding sequence ATGCCACGTATCCGTCGCGCCGCGGCCGCAGCCGTCGCCGGGCTGGCGGCGCTGACCGCGCTGGCGGTGGGCCCGGCGCCGCGCACCGTCGCCGCCCCGGCCGCCGCCGCGCTGGTCAGCCACATGGTCAGCTTCCAGGTCAAGAACTCCAACACCTCGGCGGTGCCCTGTCAGAGCGACGGCGCCTCCTACACCATCCACGGCCGGCTGGTCGGCCCCGCCAACCAGCTCGACCCGCTGAACCCGGGCCGCTCGGTGGTGCTCGACCTCCACGGGCTCGGCTACGGCCAGTTCTTCTGGGACTTCGAGATCATCCCCGGGTACGACTGGTCGGAGGCGGTGGCCTCGCACGGAGTCGCCTCGCTGATCATCGACCGGCTCGGCTATGGGGTGAGCAGCCATCCTCCGGGGATGCAGAGCTGCATGGGCGCGCAGGCCGACATCGCCCACCAGGTCGTCCAGGCGCTGCGCACCGGCGCGTACGCGATGGACGGCGCGGCCGGGCTCGGCTTCGTGCGGGTCGGACTGACCGGCCACTCCGCGGGCGGGGCCATCGCCCAGGCCGAGGCCTACTCCTTCCACGACGTCGACGCGCTGATCGTCCTCGCCTGGGCCGACACCGGCGCCTCCCCCAAGGTGCTCGCCGACTTCGCCCAGACCGGCGCGGTCTGCGCCAGCGGCGGCAACCCTCCCGGCTACGCCCCGCTCGGCCAGAGCAAGGACGAGTTCAAGGCGCTGATGTTCCACGACGCCGACCCGGCGGTCGAGGGCGAGGCGACCCGCCTGCGCAACGCCGACCCCTGCGGCGACGACAGCTCCATCCCCGCCGCCATCGCCACCGACGAGCAGAGGGTGGCATCGATCCAGGTGCCCGTGCTGCTGGCGATCGGCGCCGACGACGCGATCTTCCCGCCGCCCTCGCAGGACCGGCAGAAGAGCATGTACACCGGGACCAAGGACGTCACCGCCCTCACCGTCCTCGACACCGGCCACGCCCTGAGCCTCGAGCGCTCCGCCCCGTTCACCCGCGACGCCGTCGCCGCCTGGCTGTGCAAGCGCAGCTTCTGTTGA